A region of Solanum dulcamara chromosome 7, daSolDulc1.2, whole genome shotgun sequence DNA encodes the following proteins:
- the LOC129896617 gene encoding peroxisomal membrane protein PMP22-like, giving the protein MGSIAKKGLQKYLIQLQQHPLRTKAITAAVLSAISDIVAQKITGIKRLQMRRLLLKVLFGFAYLGPFGHFLHLLLDKLFKGKKDTTTVAKKVVLEQVTSSPWNNLLFMIYYGLVIESRPWIQVKSNIKREYPKVQYTSWTFWPVVGWINHQYVPLQFRVIFHSLVACGWGIFLNLRARSMALKKV; this is encoded by the exons atgggGTCAATAGCTAAAAAGGGGTTGCAAAAATACTTGATACAGCTTCAACAACACCCTTTAAGAACAAAG GCGATAACAGCTGCAGTTTTGTCAGCAATAAGTGATATAGTGGCTCAAAAGATTACTGGCATTAAGAGACTTCAAATGAGACGCCTCCTTCTGAAAGTG CTTTTTGGATTTGCCTATCTTGGACCATTCGGGCATTTTCTTCACTTATTGCTAGACAAACTTTTCAAGGGGAAGAAAGACACAACTACTGTTGCAAAAAAG GTGGTGCTGGAACAAGTGACGTCTTCACCTTGGAATAACTTGCTTTTCATGATTTACTATGGGTTAGTTATTGAAA GTAGACCCTGGATCCAGGTAAAGTCGAATATTAAGAGGGAATATCCAAAAGTGCAGTATACGTCTTGGACG TTTTGGCCTGTTGTGGGATGGATTAATCACCAGTATGTGCCACTTCAGTTCCGAGTCATCTTTCACAGCCTTGTGGCATGTGGCTG GGGAATTTTTCTTAATCTACGTGCAAGATCGATGGCATTAAAGAAAGTTTGA